A stretch of Dromaius novaehollandiae isolate bDroNov1 chromosome 8, bDroNov1.hap1, whole genome shotgun sequence DNA encodes these proteins:
- the LHX8 gene encoding LIM/homeobox protein Lhx8, translating into MYWKGEPAFVRGLEDKDLPALGAPSEKASPAAADEDSCSSPAALSPSPSPRSMASGSGCGPGKCVCSSCGLEIVDKYLLKVNDLCWHVRCLSCSVCRTSLGRHTSCYIKDKDIFCKLDYFRRYGTRCSRCGRHIHSTDWVRRAKGNVYHLACFACFSCKRQLSTGEEFALVEEKVLCRVHYDCMLDNLKREVENGNGISVEGALLTEQDVNHPKPAKRARTSFTADQLQVMQAQFAQDNNPDAQTLQKLAERTGLSRRVIQVWFQNCRARHKKHVSPNHSSAAPVTAVPPSRLSPPTLEEMAYSAYVPQDGTVLAALHGYVDAHSPTALGLQPLLPHPMTQLPLSHT; encoded by the exons ATGTACTGGAAGGGCGAGCCCGCGTTCGTGCGCGGGCTGGAGGACAAGGACCTGCCCGCCCTCGGCGCCCCCTCGGAGAag gcgagccccgcggcggccgaCGAGGACTCCTGCTCTTCCCCCGCCGCCCTGTCGCCCTCCCCCTCGCCGCGCTCCATGGCCTCGGGCTCCGGCTGCGGCCCCGGCAAGTGCGTCTGCAGCAGCTGCGGCCTGGAGATCGTGGACAAGTACCTGCTGAAG GTGAACGACCTGTGCTGGCACGTGCGCTGCCTCTCGTGCAGCGTGTGCAGGACGTCCCTGGGAAGGCACACCAGCTGCTACATCAAGGATAAGGACATCTTCTGCAAACTGGATTACTTCAG GCGGTACGGGACCCGCTGCTCCCGCTGCGGCCGGCACATCCACTCCACGGACTGGGTGCGCAGGGCCAAGGGGAACGTGTACCACCTGGCGTGCTTCGCCTGCTTCTCCTGCAAGAGACAGCTCTCCACGGGCGAGGAGTTTGCGCTGGTTGAAGAGAAGGTGCTCTGCAGGGTACATTACGACTGCATGCTGGACAACCTGaaaagagaagtggaaaatg gTAATGGGATTAGCGTGGAAGGAGCACTACTAACAGAACAAGATGTCAATCATCCAAAACCAGCAAAAAGAGCTCGGACCAGCTTCACGGCAGATCAGCTCCAG GTTATGCAAGCACAGTTCGCTCAGGACAACAATCCAGATGCACAAACGCTCCAAAAACTGGCGGAAAGAACCGGCTTGAGCAGGCGCGTGATACAG GTGTGGTTCCAGAACTGCAGAGCTCGGCACAAGAAGCACGTCAGCCCCAACCACTCGTCCGCGGCGCCGGTGACGGCGGTGCCGCCCTCCCGGCTGTCCCCGCCGACGCTGGAGGAGATGGCCTACTCGGCGTACGTGCCCCAGGACGGCACCGTGCTGGCGGCCCTGCACGGCTACGTGGACG CTCATTCGCCTACAGCGCTTGGACTGCAGCCTTTGCTACCCCATCCCATGACACAGCTGCCCCTGAGTCACACCTAA